Within the Drosophila miranda strain MSH22 chromosome Y unlocalized genomic scaffold, D.miranda_PacBio2.1 Contig_Y2_pilon, whole genome shotgun sequence genome, the region TTTGCATGATATAAAATATCGATGTTTTCGGCCGATGGGCATTTTTGGTGGTTTCATTTGGTTCATTTGATCTTAGCTTCAATGCGCTGCAGCCGTTCCATCGCCATGTTGGACTAAATCGTGGGTCCCTGAAACGTCTCAGCATGGCGGATGCGGGCAAACTATTGGCCGAAACAGCATCCACAGTCGCGAACACAGTTCCCAAGGATGTCCAGGACACCCAGCTATGTACACAAAACGGGCGAACTTGCATTATGTCTAGTCGCGTCTTCTGCACCACCCACTGGTCAAAGGGTCCAACTGAATATAGAAGAATATTCATTTCACGGTGCGAAACATGATCGGTGAGTTAGATGTCCAGTTAGCCATAGCCAAAAATTTTTCGGATCCTGAAAGACAAAACCAAAATCATATGCAAAGTTTTAAGTGAACCTGATGAATTTTTCAAATAAGTTTACACCCATATTGCTTTTTtgaagtaaaaaaaaaaacctgacAGGTTGACCTGGCACAAATGTGGCcttgacggacggacggagagacagacatggctcaatcgactcggctattgatactgatcaagaatatatagaCTTTATGAgttcggaaacgcttcctccTAGGCGTTACACACATGCATTTTCCGAAAAAATCGAATATACACCTGTaatcattttgagtatcggttaTAAAAATAGAATATAAAAGAAAATAGTAGGATCCTCAATATGTTTGCTTGAAGGACTAATGAAAAGCATTGAATTATATTGAAGAATTTTTTATGACATCGATACAGACGACAAAAATATGAATTTTAGTGTATTCCAAGTTGCCATAAAATATTTCCTAACATTGTTTTATTTAGCTAACATTTAAATTTAGAACTCTTATTGAATATCAGCTTTGCATTAGGAACTACATAGCTTTAATACCATTTTGCTAAAACCGCAAAACAATTATCCTCTTGCCATTGTCACCGTTGTCATTCTGAAAATAGTAAAAATACTACATTTAAATGATATTTTAATTTAGACATTTGTTTTGACAAAACATAAGAACATTTATTGATAATAATGCATATTGAATAAACATCTTTCGTTCCTAGAGAATGAGCATTCACGAAAGGGTGAAATATATTTACCACCGCACGGTTGATGCCGTAGGCCAGAAAGTGCAAGTGGATCAAGTAATCGCCCGCGGGAAAGTCCAGAGTTTTCGAGAATCGGTTATTGACATGCTCGATGGTAAGCTTATCCAATAGTAGATCATGCTataaaatatacataaatatttacATAATCAATGAATCATCTCTTTACTTACATCGTAGGGACATGAATGATTCATATTTGAAAAATCTTTGATTAACTCATAAAAATATGATACAATGGGGAATGATTTTTGATGTTTAAGAAATTTGCAGGCATCCACAGTTAAATTGTAAAGGAATGGTTTATATCCACTGAATCGCTTGTACAGTCCTATTTTCGTCTGAAATGcaaaaaaattacaaacaaattcGGTCAGCTCACCTTTACATACATACCGAGACATTGGTAATAGGAACTTGAAACAGATTGACTTTCAGCGATAGATATTTGTAGCTCCGGTTCACAGATTTCAGATAACAATATTCAAAATCGGAGAACTCCTTGTCCACAGAATTGCACTTTACGTTCGTGAACTCCACTCGACAAGCGATCTTCGAGATGTTGGTAATTGGTTGTACAAATAGTTTCCACTCGTGTTAATTTATCCTTACCTCTACGACAAAATGGGATATGACCAGGAGGTACACCAAAACATTGAGGGTAGAACACATCACGCACATGAAGCCACGACGACTAAGTTCGATGTAATGCTTTTTTATATACCAATACTATTTTTATAGAAAACTTATTCTTATTatatgtttgagatgccaagcttttttggcacctatgtgtttcaaaatgaaaagagattttgggttaaactttataattcgtatttaatcttggtggcttagcggaagccgattgcttgctattgccagataaactttatgcgagatcgatatgcaaccaatgcgcagaggggttagcatagaactaaactatagacgacggcgttagatcaaagtgattgccgaagtggcggcagcagatcaaagtagttgccgaagtggcggcggcagagagcccctttagcgggagagcgcagcagctctgcagaacgtcaacgttttacaacataggcggctctctctgctcatacaataataatgttaaagttacggttattcttcagcggctggcccgaacattaTATTCAATGGTCATTTAAAATAGGCGTTTTAGTTCAGGTCTACTGATCAAGGGCTATCTCTGGATATCAGCTCTGCATAGAGAGCTCACTGGCTTTAATACCATTTTGCTGAATCGAGGTAGCAAGCAATTTTTCTCCATGGTCCATTGACActttaaacaaaaaaacagcTCCCCCAAATAACGTTTCAAATTTATAGGGTGTTTGAAAAAACTCTCATATACGGACAGATTGAAAAAAGAAACAGGATAAACCGTCATCACAGGAGTCTGTatataaaattttaaaatgcACTTGTAACAGTGCGGTATTACAGTAGTATTACTCCAGCTTTTATAGTTTCTGAGAACTAGGCGTCAAACAAGATTGACGGGcgaacggacagacagacatgactCAATCgaatcggctattgatgctgatcaagaatatatattcctTATGGGGCGGAAACGTTTCCTTATtggcgttacacacatccattttccgCAAAAATCTAAAAATCTTCCAACCAtactgttcggagcagaacccagccgattagctgcttgcaaAATAgtacctaattcttggccctcagcctcttattttgtttgttacttatgtctatgtcactcatttgtttgttaaagctttgcgcttgattgccctgctaaacgctctctgccagctcgctcttcgctatctccgctttgcgtctgcctaccgacgtcggccgagcgaagctgcgcttagcgatcggagcggcaatgtaaagggcaggcaagccacacttgcaatttggatgtcacgcattaaagaacatatcggaattttatttctgcgccgagttttgtttaattcgaaataattagtcggccgattggggataaaaaacattatctccacataaaatttggtgaccccgacgtgatctctgagttgcagtgtcaattaataatcattcgcgatcgacattcgttagccctagcaaattttcggcggttaagcacaattcggtgctaaaacacacttacatacacctacatacacgcattgctggctattaatttctctgtcgcgacaattcggtcagtgcagtgcggtaggcagtgcagcgaactcactaatacacacaagcggagtacaaagcggaatcggacagctcgcacagccgcacagctaaaggcattagctgtaatccctttgctttcggttcccacgtttatacgtatacagggtgtctttttcggtcgtgctgagtgactcttttaaaacctcaacatggcagcacctgagcctaccaatgtcgcgaacgcagcaatgccgagtgatgtagatttctacaagcacaaggccgagtccatcgcgcgccaactaaaggccatggatcgctttctcaccaaggaagagcttgccgagttagatgaggcagaacttcaagctcgcttagagcaaatcgagcgaatgaatgcggatttcgatgccgctcaaacgagccttgaaaggctggatttcctgcagttagcccatgatgcccggctgaacttttcgaatgtttatgtcaaggttaggtccaggctgtcgcgggagttgatggctgctcgcacggtaaatgttgccaattcaacggctcggcatactctcgaggggaattcgtcgttgtagGCGAacaatagtataggccgttctcgaatgcccgagttgcagcttccgcgattcggtgggaactacatggattggccagaattccactcgatgttctcgacaatggtgcacaaagaccatcgtataccaatcatcgaaaaattccaatatcttcgtggatgtctagatggtgctgcgctggatacgattcgttccttggaactttctgaggagaattacgacaaggcgttgaatttactaatgttgcgattcgataataaactgttacattttcaggcacacgtcaaggctattttcgggctgcaaggggtggagaagggctcggctatcggcttgcgcgcgctcagcgacaaaatcaattcgcactttcgtgcacttcagaccttggcgaccccgcaggagatatccgatgggttgctgatcttcatcataggcacgaaactggaccacaaaacaaaggagaaatgggaagagaacttgccgacgtcaggattgcctcggtggtcaagcatggcctcatttctggaagcgagatgtcggatgctggagaatttgggatcagccatggcaacaagtcctagtcaacaggtgggagaagacaaacctgtcacccttatcacctccagtaacgaccatcctaaccccatatgtaaccattgcaattcctccgagcattacatatctagatgtcaggcattcctgaatctctctgcgtttgaacgatacaaagaagcaaagaagagccgcttgtgtttgaactgcctcaacaaaggccatgaattgcagaggtgcaggtcaggactttgcaggcattgccaggccaaacatcacacgctactccacattccatcgggaactggtgcttcatcttcctcttcaccggccgaggaatcgatccagcaagaggccgcgactgtgcttctagcaagcgggtgttccagccctcccccctcgatccagaaatctcagcctagccagaacgtgttgctacctactgccctcgtccatgtaacagatcgttatggagcacttatcccatgtcgtgccattttggattctgcatcacaggcaaactttgtaacatctagacttgctgatcagttgcagttggatcatcgctcgtcttatgttcacatctctggaatcggagattccattctaccttcgagcaagtctgtacatatagttgtacaatcccaggacgcaagctatcgagcttccttcgctgcaattgtcaccaactcaattacggaaattcagcctaacttcggcgtagacgcaaaggattggccaatgccgaataatctaaaactagctgatcctaatttctccaagccccaacgtatcgatctgttgataggttctggtttgttcttcgatttaatgtgcgtcggacagattcgactatcagcccaattgccaacattgcaggagacaaaacttggttggatagtatcaggaagcattgatagctcggagaataagcgtgcagctttagccgcttttgaaaattcctcgtgcatctctattgacgattttcgacccacaacgctggagtaccaaaacttagagcagcaatgcaggaagcagctgctcgagtgccaggtgcaagtggaaaaactgcgatcggagaatcaggaactgcagcgcgaacttttccatatattaaaaacctacatatccacgctaaatgaaattcaactttcaacaatttctacattgccaaatttcctgccattctatacaattacagaggttcccgatgctcaagacgtaatcacgacaagccgccttcgtaaagaagcgccgattgctgcgttcgacgatcatcccagcgtagccgccagctgcgcccaagcaagcatcttcaagagggccgttggaaaaatagcggttctgccccttcaggatggatctgttgaaagcctttgccttccaacggggggtgaatgttcggagcagaacccagccgattagctgcttgccaaatagcacctaattccctcagccgcttattttgtttgttacttatggctatgtcactcatttgtttgttaaagctttgcgcttgcttgccctgctaaacgctctctgccagctcgctcttcgctatctccgctttgcgtctgcctaccgacgtcggccgagcgaagctgcgcttagcgatcggagcggcaatgtaaagggcaggcaagccacacttgcaatttggatgtcacgcattaaagaacatatcgtaattttatttctgcgccgagttttgtttaattcgaaataattagtcggccgattggggataaaaaacattatctccacacatACTATGCACCAGAGCTTGCCA harbors:
- the LOC117193681 gene encoding uncharacterized protein LOC117193681; translation: MCVMCSTLNVLVYLLVISHFVVEIACRVEFTNVKCNSVDKEFSDFEYCYLKSVNRSYKYLSLKVNLFQVPITNVSTKIGLYKRFSGYKPFLYNLTVDACKFLKHQKSFPIVSYFYELIKDFSNMNHSCPYDHDLLLDKLTIEHVNNRFSKTLDFPAGDYLIHLHFLAYGINRAVNDNGDNGKRIIVLRF